A section of the Metabacillus endolithicus genome encodes:
- a CDS encoding M48 family metallopeptidase — translation MENNKNLVHKHEETLFIICIIVSVLMALYLLLSIIGVFIVLAIGLLSLFSHALSMAHIQLNGVRLRENQFPELHNKVITLCQKMNLDKIPEVYVIESGGLLNAFATKVLALFGKNMVVLYSDFIDIAEESEDFDIDYVIAHELAHIKRNHIAKSILLSLSMWVPFLGTSYSRMAEYTCDRMAAYYTEKPENAINGLLVLAAGRRLYNKVNIQEYLTQYNEKRGIFAILAELLSTHPPIPKRIHEIERFTYGEPSVQLKSRTKRIVLLMFVIFVVIPTIFIGIGVGTAVVLSQFGSKLEQFFMESDYGYSFENTPLMQAVIDADKAEVEDLLLSGEDPNEVNEYEESVLMIAVANNQDDLIPLLVEYGADPNWQDSWGWTALMNAVYNEDINSTKRLLEAGADPAITDSEGISAVDHAYDMGNDEMITLLNSYTY, via the coding sequence TTGGAAAATAATAAGAACCTTGTCCATAAGCATGAAGAAACGCTATTTATTATCTGTATCATCGTCAGCGTTCTTATGGCATTATACTTACTTCTTTCGATCATTGGTGTTTTTATCGTATTAGCAATTGGATTATTATCACTATTTTCGCATGCTCTTTCTATGGCTCACATTCAATTAAACGGGGTGAGATTAAGAGAAAATCAGTTTCCTGAGCTTCACAATAAGGTGATCACTCTTTGTCAAAAGATGAATTTAGACAAGATCCCTGAAGTGTATGTGATTGAATCTGGTGGACTATTAAATGCTTTCGCTACAAAAGTTCTCGCATTATTCGGGAAAAACATGGTTGTGCTATATTCTGATTTCATTGATATTGCAGAGGAGTCAGAGGACTTTGATATTGATTATGTCATTGCTCACGAGTTAGCTCATATTAAAAGGAACCATATCGCTAAAAGTATACTACTCTCATTATCTATGTGGGTACCATTCTTAGGCACAAGTTATTCAAGAATGGCAGAATATACATGTGACCGCATGGCAGCTTATTATACAGAAAAACCAGAAAATGCTATTAATGGTCTTTTAGTTTTAGCTGCTGGTAGAAGGCTTTATAACAAAGTTAATATTCAAGAATATTTAACGCAATACAACGAAAAACGGGGGATTTTCGCTATTTTAGCTGAGCTACTATCAACACATCCTCCTATTCCAAAGCGCATACATGAAATAGAACGTTTCACATACGGAGAACCTTCCGTACAGCTTAAAAGCAGAACAAAGAGAATTGTTTTGTTAATGTTCGTTATCTTTGTTGTTATTCCTACAATTTTTATTGGTATTGGTGTAGGAACGGCAGTTGTTCTATCACAATTTGGCAGCAAGTTAGAACAATTTTTCATGGAAAGTGACTACGGATATAGCTTTGAGAATACTCCTTTAATGCAGGCTGTAATAGATGCTGATAAAGCAGAAGTAGAGGACCTTTTACTAAGTGGTGAAGACCCTAATGAAGTAAATGAGTATGAAGAAAGTGTCCTAATGATTGCTGTTGCAAATAATCAGGATGACCTTATTCCTTTGCTCGTTGAATATGGCGCAGATCCTAACTGGCAAGATAGCTGGGGATGGACGGCATTAATGAATGCTGTTTATAACGAGGATATAAATTCTACTAAAAGATTATTAGAAGCAGGTGCAGATCCTGCTATTACTGATTCTGAGGGGATATCCGCTGTTGATCATGCTTATGATATGGGGAATGATGAGATGATTACGTTATTAAATTCATATACTTATTAG
- a CDS encoding DUF4176 domain-containing protein — protein MREVLPLGTVVELNPLHFIPEHQTSSPTKVVITKRFIAPTGYQTYFPYGGAIYPVGEMKKDTTIYFTEPLITNVIHTGYKDDMEEAFLLLIKEDFIVQKNMSSIEFSTQDMKRLQLEIESKERAGKR, from the coding sequence ATGAGAGAGGTGTTACCGCTAGGTACAGTTGTTGAGCTTAATCCACTTCATTTTATTCCTGAACATCAAACGTCTTCACCTACCAAGGTTGTGATTACAAAGCGTTTTATAGCACCAACAGGGTATCAAACGTATTTCCCATACGGTGGCGCTATTTACCCTGTAGGAGAAATGAAGAAAGATACAACCATTTATTTTACAGAGCCATTGATTACAAACGTGATTCATACAGGCTATAAAGATGATATGGAAGAAGCATTTCTTCTGCTCATAAAAGAAGATTTTATTGTTCAAAAAAATATGAGTTCTATTGAATTTTCTACACAAGACATGAAACGCCTTCAGCTTGAAATTGAGTCTAAGGAAAGAGCGGGTAAAAGGTAA
- the lepB gene encoding signal peptidase I gives MKASTKKEVLSWLKTFALAIIIVFVCRQFIFTPTSVFGESMSPTFHDADRVILSKTSEIQRFDVVVFDAPDLEGEHYIKRVIGLPGDTIKMEDDVLSINGEEFPEEYLRENKENNTLEELTFDFTLEEITGETKVPKDMLFVMGDNRLDSKDSRIFGFVPYDSVIGEVKFRFYPVNAVGVPE, from the coding sequence ATGAAAGCTAGTACAAAAAAAGAAGTTCTATCTTGGCTGAAAACATTTGCGCTTGCGATCATCATTGTTTTTGTTTGTCGCCAATTTATCTTTACACCAACGTCTGTATTTGGGGAGTCAATGTCACCTACTTTTCATGATGCAGATAGGGTGATACTGAGTAAAACATCAGAGATCCAGCGCTTCGATGTGGTCGTGTTTGATGCTCCAGACCTTGAAGGAGAACACTATATAAAGAGAGTAATAGGTCTACCAGGCGATACGATTAAAATGGAAGATGATGTTCTTTCTATCAATGGCGAAGAATTCCCAGAAGAGTATTTAAGAGAAAATAAAGAAAATAATACATTAGAAGAATTAACATTTGATTTCACGCTTGAAGAAATCACAGGAGAAACAAAAGTACCAAAAGACATGCTCTTTGTAATGGGAGACAATCGCTTAGACAGCAAGGACAGCAGAATATTTGGATTCGTTCCCTACGACTCGGTAATTGGTGAAGTGAAGTTTCGGTTTTATCCTGTGAATGCGGTTGGGGTTCCGGAGTAG